From the genome of Streptomyces sp. SID8374:
TGCGCCTTCCTCTTCGGCACCGCGCCCGACCTCGCCGCCCCCGGCGTCGACGCCCACCTGGAGGAGGTCCTCCTCGCCGGGCTCGGCCGCTCCGCCTCGCTGGAGCTGCTGGAGAAGGTCGTGGAGCGCCCCCTCACCGAGGACGAGCGGAACTGGGCGGGCGACCTCTGGTTCGAGTCCGAGGGCCTCCCGCTCCGCTTCGTCCAGGCCGGATCGCTGCTGCGCCAGCGCGACCTGCTCAACACGGACCCCGCCGCCTTCGACGAGTACGACTACTTCGAGCCACGCCCGGACGACGCGCCGCCGGTCCCCGAAGCGCCCACCCCCGAGACCCTGGACGTGCCGCTGCCGAGCCTCGGCGAAGGGGCCGCGCCCGCCGTCCTGCTCGCCTCCCGGCTCAGCGAGGCGGCCCGCGAGACCCTGCGCTTCACCGTCGCGCTCGGCGGCGAGGTGCCCCACCAGGCCCATCTGTCGGCCCTCGTGGGCGACACCCATGCGGACGCCGCCCTCGGCGAACTCGCGGGCTGCGGACTGCTCTCCCCGGCCGGCCCCCGCTACCGGCTCGCCGCCGGTGTCCTCGCCCAGCTGGAGGCCGGCGGCTACGCGGAGAGCGCCGCCGCCCACGCCCGTACGGCCGCCCAGCACTACGCCTGGTGGGTCTCCCACCCCTCGGTCACCCCGCAGCGCGCCGTCGCCGAGTCCGACGCGATCGTCGCCGCCATGGGCCGCCTCGTGCCCGACGGCGAGGCGGGCCAGGCCAGCGCCGCCGTCCTACTGGCCCGCAGCGCCGCTCCCGCCCTGGCGGCGGGGATGAGCTGGGGAGCCTGGGAGAAGGCGCTCAGGGCCGGCCAGGAGGCCGCCAGGATCGCCGGGGAGGTCGCCGAAGAGGCCTACTTCCACCATGAGTTGGGCATCCTCGCGCTCTGCTCCGGCAACCTCGACCGGGCCCGTACGGAGCTGGAGACCTCGATCTCCATGCGCGGCGCGCTGGCCGACAAGTCCGGGGCGGTGGCCGGCCGCCGCGCCCTCGCCCTGGTCACGGACCGCTCCGGCGGCCTCGTGGCCCCGGTCCGGCCCCAGGCGGGCGACGACATCCCCGCCGTACACCAGGACTTCCCCGGTACGCCGCCGGGCGGGTCCCCGCCCCCGCCGCTCTTCGCCCGCCAGCCGGCCGAGGAGGCGCCGACCGTGGTGGCGCCGTACGAGGCCACCGCAGCGAAGCCGGGCGGCGGACGGGCGGTCCTGGGCGGCGCCCGGCGCAACCTGGCCGCCGCGGGCGCGGGCGCGCTGCTCATCGCCGTGCTCGGCACCGTCGTCACCCTCGGCCTCACCGCGGGCGACCCCGACGAGCCGGGCAGCCGCAACGTCACCACCGAGCAGTCGTCCCCCGAGGGCACCCCCGACGACGGGACCCCCGCCGACGAGCCGGACGACGGCCCCGCACCCGACGACGGCGCCCCCGGCAACGAGGCGCCCGCCACCCCGGGCACCTCCGAAACCGCCACCCCCAGCACCTCCGGCTCGCCCTCCCCGTCCGCCTCGTCGCCGGACGGCAGTTCACCGGGTACGGGGGAGCCGTCGGGCACGCCGAGCGGCAGCACCTCCGACGGGCCGTCCCCGAGCGGCGGGCCGACCACGCCGACCAGGCCGCCGACGACCCCGCCCACCACCCCGCCGACGACTCCGCCCACCGAGACGCCGACGACCCCGCCGACGGAGACCCCGACCGAGACGCCCCCGGAACCGCCGGACACCTCCTCCTCCGCCAGCGGCCCCGCCGAGTCGGCCAGTGCCACCGCCGACGCCCCGGCGAGCGGCGACCCCACCGAGACCGCGGCCTGACACACGGAAGCCGGGTGCCCCGCGGAGGGACACCCGGCTCTGGACGGTCGGTCAGAACAGGCGCAGCTTGTCGTCCTCGATGCCGCGCATCGCGTCGTAGTCGAGGACCACACAGCCGATGCCCCGGTCGGTCGCCAGCACGCGCGCCTGGGGCTTGATCTCCTGGGCGGCGAAGATGCCCTTCACCGGCGCGAGGTGCGGGTCGCGGTTGAGCAGCTCCAGATAGCGGGTCAGCTGCTCCACGCCGTCGATGTCGCCGCGCCGCTTCAGCTCCACGGCCACCGTCCGGCCGTCGGCGTCGCGGCAGAGGATGTCCACCGGGCCGATGGCGGTGGGGTACTCACGGCGGATCAGGGTGTGGCCCTCGCCGAGGATCTCGATCCGGTCGGCGAGCAGCTCCTGGAGGTGGGCCTCCACACCGTCCTTGATGAGCCCGGGGTCGACGCCCAGCTCGTACGAGGAGTCGTGGAGGATTTCCTCCATCGTGATGATCAGTTTTTCGCCCGCCTTGTTCACCACGGTCCAGACGCCCGCCTCATCGCCGGCGCCCTCCTTCAGGGTGCACGGCGGGGACATCCAGTTGAGCGGTTTGTACGCCCGGTCGTCGGCGTGGATCGAGACGCTGCCGTCCGCCTTCACCAGGATCAGACGGGGGGCGGAGGGCAGGTGGGCTGTGAGCCGGCCCGCGTAGTCGACGGAGCAACGGGCGATGACGAGACGCATGGTCGGCAACGCTACTCGACGACGGGGGCCCGGCGCGATTTCCCCATCCGTAGACCCCTGTCACTCGCTTCTCACCGCCGGGCGGCGAAGCGGGCTTGCCCCTCTTTGCGCCCCTTCGATCGTGGCCGGTTGTGTTCCCAATCTCCTGGTGCGGCCCCCACCGCGCGCTTAACGTGGATGCAGGAGGTCGCCGCCCGTGCACGCTGCGTCGTCGCCCTTCTTCCCTGCCCGTAAGGCCCCGGTCACCGTCCGGGGTCGCGAGAGGAGAACCCATGTCGCTCGACGTCTCACCGGCGCTGTTGGAACAGGCCGAGCGAGGCGAGGTCGACGAAGCCGACTTCGTCGACTGCGTCCGGACCTCCCTGCCTTTCGCGTGGGAGATGATCAGCTCTCTGGTGGCTCAGCTGAAGGTCGACGGCGGCCAGTTCGCCGACAACCAGACTCCGCCGCCGGACGAGCAGGCACGTGGTCAGCTGCTGCGTGCGCTCGCGAGTGATGCGATACGCGGCGCGCTCCAGCGGCACTTCGGAGTGCGTATCGCTTTCCAGAACTGCCACCGCGTCGCGGTGTTCCCGCTGGACGCCTCGGTCGACGACCGGCTGGCCAAGTTCACTTCGGTGAGGGGCCAGTTGCTCAACCAGTCGCCCGAACTACGGGACTGCTGAACGCTTCTGCTGCCGCTTCGGGCCGCGGGAGGTGCAACTGGCTCCGGGGCGGCAGCTCCCGTACCACCGCACCACGCTCCACCGCACCACGCACCACGTTCCACCGCATCACGCATCAGGCTTCACCGCGAGGTCGTTCCGCATGCACAGGCGCAGGTCAGGTCAGCAGCGGCAGCACGTCCGCGCCCAGGCGCCGCACGTTCTCCTCGGTCGCCGCGAGGTCGCCCGACCCCTCCACCAGGAGCGCGAAGCGGGTGATGCCGGTCCGCTCGGCCGTGGCCGCGAGCCGGTCGGCGGCCAGCTGCGGCGGGCCCACCGGGTGCAGCCCGCACAGCAGCTCCGTGTACGCCACCGGGTCCCGCATCACGCGGTGCCGGTCGTCCACCGTGACATGGGCGTCCAGCCCCTGGCGCAGCCAGCCGGGCATCGCCTTCACCAGCGTCTCCGTGGCGTCCCCCGGCCCGTCCGCGATCTGGGCCACCCCTGCGGACACATGTGCGGCCCCCTCGACCACCTCCGGCGCATGACCGGCCTCCCGGGCCGCCGTACGCCACAGGGCGACCATCTCGGCCTTCTCCTCGTCCCCGCAGTGCATGCCCAGCAGCATCGGCAGCCCCCGGCCCGCCGCCAGCCGCACCGTCTTCGGCGAGGTGCACGCCACGATCACCTCGGGCCCCTGCGCCGAGCCGTCCGGCAGCAGCTCGTCCGCGCGCGGCACCACCGCCACCTCGCGGAAGCCGAACCGCTCCCCGCGCCCCGCGACGCGCGGCTCCCGCAGCCAGTCGAGGAGCAGCTCCAGCGCCTCGGGGAACCCGTTCTCGTACGCGTCGAGTCCGCCGCCGAAGACCTCCAGGTCAACCCAGGGCCCGCCCCGGCCCACCCCGAGCGAGAACCGTCCGCCGCTGGTCAGATGGAGCAGCGCGGCCTGCTCGGCGAGGGCGACCGGGTGGTGGTTGGGCAGCACGCTGACGGCGGTGCCGACGCGGATCCGCCGGGTCCGGCCGAGCAGCAGCGCGGCCAGCGTGGTGGCGGACGGGCAGACCCCGTACGGCACGAAGTGGTGCTCGGCCAGCCACACCGAGTCGAGTCCGGACTCCTCCGCCGCCTCGGCGGACCGGACGGCCCGGTGCAGGGCCTCGCCCGGCCCCTGACCCGGGAACTGAGCTGCCAGAACGAACGTTCCGATGCGCATCGCGTGTTGCCTCCTTGCGGCCGACGCGTGTCTCCCCCACTGGCAACAACGTCTGACACGTGCCAAAGGCACGGTCCGGCGCGAAGTTGTTGCGATTTTCCGCTAACTCACTCCGCTGCCCGGTCGGGCCGGACCGCGTCGCCCCGCCCCACCCGGCACCTGCCCCCGGCACCAGGCTCTAGGCTTGGTTCCCACCGTGCCCGTGCCGCCCCCGTGAGGTGTCCTGTGTCCCCGCGCCGCAACCGCCCCCGTGGCGGCGACCGTCCCGACGAACACCCCGGTACGGCGCTGGGGCGGTACGGCGGGGGAGGGGCCACCGAGAGCTGGCAGGGCGAGGAGTGGTCGGTGCGCCCGGTGAGCGGCGCGAGCGCCCAGGGCAAGCGGTACCGCTGCCCCGGCTGCGACCAGGAGATCCCCTCCGGCGTCCCGCACCTCGTCGCCTGGCCCGAGTTCGGCGGCATCGAGGACCGCAGGCACTGGCACAAGGCCTGCTGGAACGCGAAGGACCGCCGCACCACGCGGGTGCAGCGGTCCCGTAACGCGCCGCGCTACTGAGAGGCCGTAGGGGTCCGTTCAGACGTCCCGCCGGTCCAGCGCCAGATAGGCGCCGCCCATGGCCACGGCCGCGATGCCCAGCATCAGCAGCAGCGGCTCCCAGCCGGACGGGCCGGAGTCGGTGACCACCGTGCCGTAGAGCGCGCCCAGCTGGTTGGGGATCGAGTATTCGAAGAGGAAGCGCTGTAGGCCGCGCAGGCTGTCGGAGAACATGAACATCGCGAGGACCAGCGGCAGCAGCACCACGGCGATCATGACCGTGATGGCGCCCGCCGAGTGCCGGATGATCGCACCGACCGCCAGCGACAGCAGCCCCAGGGACGCGATGTAGAGCCCGACGCCCACCGTGGCGCGCAGCCACACCGAGCCGTCGTCCACGCCGCCGTCCAGGATCGCGGTCTGCGCCACGGCGACGACCGTGGCCGTCACCGTGGTGATGGTGAACGCGAGCAGGAAGAAGACGATCGCCTTGGCCGTGAGCACCCGCGCCCGGCTCGGGCAGGCCGTCAGCGTCGTACGGATCATGCCGGTGCTGTACTCGGAGCCGATGGTCAGCACGCCGAGGGTGATCACACAGATCGACCCCAGCAGTACGCCGAAGAAGCCGAGGGCCACCACCGGTTCGCCGCCCAGATCGGTGTCGGCGGCGGCGATCAGCAGCGCGGACATCAGCCCGATCGCCACCATCAGCACGATCATCACGCCCAGCGTCCACAGCGTGGAGCGGACGGAACGGATCTTCGTCCACTCCGAGGCGATGGCGTCGCCGAGCGTGGCGCGGCGGATCGGGATGGGCGACTCGTAGTACCCCAGCAGGCCGTGCGGCGGCTCGGGCTGCGGCTGCTGGTAGGCCTGCGGGGCGGCCGGGGTCGTCATCGGGGGTCCTCGCTGGTCTTCGTCCCGGCCGCGTCGGCGGGGGAGGGCTCGGGGGCGGGCGCGGGGGAGGGGGCCGGTGCGGCGGGCGCGGTGGCCGGGCCGGGGGCGGCGTACGGGTTCTGTCCGGGCGGCGGCGGGGCGTACCAGCTCTGCTGCGGGGCGTGCGCCGGCTGGGGCTGCCCGGGGCCGGGCCCGGCCCCGTAACCGCCCTGAGCGTCCCCGTAGGGCCCGTACAGCCCCTCCGGCGGCTCCAGGAGTCCGGCCTTGGCGTCCTCCGTCGACCGGTAGTCCACGACGCCCTGCGTCATCCGCATGTACGCCTCCTCCAGCGAGGCCCGGTGCGGCGACAGCTCCCAGAGCCGTACGTCGGCACCGTGGGCCAGGTCGCTGATCCTCGGCAGCGGGAGGCCGGTGACGCGCAGGGCGCCGTCCGGCTCGGACATCACGCTGCCGCCCGCCTCGATGAGCGAGGACGTCAGCTTCTCCCGCTCCTCGGGGGCGTTCTCGGGGACCCGGACCCGGGCGAAGTCGGCGGAGTTCGCCGAGATGAAGTCGGTGACGCTCATGTCGGAGAGCAGCCGGCCGCGTCCGATCACGATGAGGTGGTCGGCGGTGAGGGCCATCTCGCTCATGAGGTGGGACGAGACGAAGACGGTGCGCCCCTCGGCCGCCAGCGTCTTCATCAGATTGCGGACCCAGTGGATGCCCTCGGGGTCCAGGCCGTTGACCGGCTCGTCGAAGAGCAGCACCTGCGGGTCGCCGAGCAGCGCCGCGGCGATCCCGAGCCGCTGCCCCATGCCGAGGGAGAAGCCGCTGGAGCGGCGCTTGGCGACGTCCTGGAGGCCGACGACGCCCAGCACCTCGTCCACCCGCCGGGCCGGGATCCCGGCGAGCTGGGCCAGCGAGAGCAGGTGGGCGCGGGCGGTCCGCCCGCCGTGCACGGCCTTGGCGTCCAGCAGCGCACCCACCTGGCGCGGCGCGTTAGGCAGGCTCCGGTAGGGGTGACCGCCGATCGTGACGTGGCCCGCCGTCGGCCGGTCCAGACCGAGGATCATGCGCATGGTCGTGGACTTGCCCGACCCGTTGGGACCGAGGAAGCCGGTGACGGCCCCCGGCCGCACCTGGAAGGAAAGGTCGTCCACGGCCGTCTTCGCGCCGTAGCGCTTGGTCAGGCCGATTGCCTCGATCATTCTCCAGCCCCATCGACTCACTCTGTCGTTCGGGGCTCGGGCCGCCTGGCCGCACACCCCCCGTAAGAGTTAGGAGGATAACCAGGCCTTGACGGTTCCGGCCAAGTTCGGCACAGGGCGCGAGCGGACCGTCACGGGCTCCGGGGCGTCTCCGGTGGACCGGGACCGGACAGGCCCTGATCCACCGGCCACGCCCTAGGCGTCCCGGTTCTTCAGGACCAGATAGCCGCCGAGCACCGCCGCCGCCACCCACGCGACCATGATCCCCATCCCGGCCCACGGCCCGTACGGCGACGGATCGCTGCCCATCGCGTCGGGGACGACCTGCATGATCTTCGACCCGGCCTGGTCGGGGAAGTACCGGATGACGTCCTTGGCGTACGGCACCGCGGCCAGGATGTTGGAGATCAGCAGGAAGAACGGGATCAGGATGCCCATCGACAGCATGGAGCTGCGCAGCATCGCCGTGACGCCCATGGAGAAGATGGCGATCAGCCCCATGTAGAGGCCCGCGCCGACCACCGCGCGCAGCACGTTCTCCTCGCCGAGGCCGGTGCCCCGGTCGCCCAGCAGGGCCTGGCCGAGGAAGAACGAGACGAAGCTGGTGAGCAGGCCGACCAGGACGGCCAGCACCCCGGCCACCGCGATCTTGCTGAAGAGGAGCGTTCCGCGCTGCGGCACGGCCGCCAGCGAGGTGCGGATCATGCCGGAGCTGTACTCCGTACCGACCACGAGCACCCCGAACACGATCATGGCGAGCTGGCCCAGGACCGTACCGGAGAAGCTGACGAGCGTCGGGTCGAAGGTGAGCTGCTCGGTCTCGGAGAGGTCGTCGAACGTGGCGTTCACCAAGGCGCTCACGCCGACGCCCATGGCGACCGTGACGGCGAACGCGCAGATGAGCGTCCAGGTGGTGGAGGAGACCGTGCGGATCTTGGTCCACTCGGAGTTGAGGACTGCGGGTACCGAAGCCATCGTCGTCAGGCCCCCTTGTTCTCGGTGCCGTCGGTGCCTTCGGTGGGCTGCGGGGCGGTGGCGCCCGGCTGGTTCCAGCCCTCGCCCCAGCCCGCCCCGACCGACCCGGCCACCGGCGGCGGGGGTTCGGCCCCGCCCGGCCCGGAGTGGGCGTGGTACTCCACGGAGCCGGCGGTCATCTGCATGAACGCCTCCTCCAGCGAGGCCCGCTGGGAGCTCAGCTCGTGCAGCACGATCTGGTGACGGGCCGCCAGCTCACCCAGCTCCTCGGTGGTGGCGCCGTCGATCTCCAGGGTGCCGCCGTCCGCCTCGACGGCGGTGAAGCCGCCTTCGTGCAGCGCGTCCCGCAGCCGCTCCTGCTGCGGCGAGCGCAGCCGTACGTAACTGCGGGAGTTCTCATGGATGAAGTCGGCCATCGAGGTGTCGGCGAGCAGCTTGCCCTGGCCGATCACGATCAAGTGGTCGGCGGTCAGCGCCATTTCGCTCATCAGGTGTGAGGAGACGAAGATGGTCCGGCCCTCGGCGGCGAGCGCCTTCATCAGGTTGCGGATCCAGTGGATGCCCTCGGGGTCCAGGCCGTTGACCGGTTCGTCGAACATCAGGATCTCGGGGTCGCCCAGCAGCGCGGAAGCGATACCGAGGCGCTGGCCCATGCCGAGCGAGAAGCCCTTGGACTTCTTCTTCGCGACCGCGCTCAGCCCGACGGTGTCCAGCACCTCGTCGACCCGGCTGCGCGGGATGCGGTTGCTCTGCGCCAGACAGAGCAGGTTGTTGTACGCGCTGCGGCCGCCGTTCATCGACTTGGCGTCCAGCAGCGCCCCGATGTACTTCAGCGGTTCCTGGAGCTCGTGGTAGTGCTTGCCGTCGATGCGCACCGTACCGCTGGTGGGGTTGTCCAGATCGAGCATCATGCGCATGGTGGTGGATTTGCCTGCCCCGTTGGGGCCCAGGAAACCGGTGACCATGCCCGGTCTGACCTGGCATGTCAGATGGTCGACGGCAACTTTGCTGCCGAAGCGTTTGGTCAGTCCCTCGAGCTCGATCATGCCGACACGCTAGAACGGCCGCGCGCCCGGCGCCACCACAAAGGGGGAACCGGGCGCGCGGAAGGAACCGCTCCGGGGGTCAGCGGGTCTGCTGGGCCGGGACACCGCGCTGGGCGGGCTCGTCGTCCACCGGGGAGCCGGCGGCGGCCACCGCGGCACCGGTCAGCGTGGCCAGCATCTCGCGGACGTTGGTCAGCTGCGCGTTGATGGAGTCGCGGCGGTTGGTGAGCGCCGCCAGCTCGCGCTCGGACTCGCTGCGGATCCGGTCGGCCTTGGCGTTGGCGTCGGCCACGATGTCCTCGGCCTGGCGCTGCGCGGTCTCCACCGTCTGGCGGGCCCGGCGCTCGGCGTCCGTGCGGAGCTTCTCGGCCTCCAGGCGGAGCTGCTCGGCGCGGTGCTCGATCTCGGCGAGGCGCTTCTCGGCCTTGGCCTGACGGGACGCGAGGTCGCGCTCGGACTGCTCACGCCGCTTGGCGAGGTTCGTCTCGAAGTCGGCGGCGGCCTGCGCGGCCTTGGCGCGGGTCTCCTCGAAGAGGGCGTCGGCCTCCTCGCGCTTCTGCTGGGCGTCCTTCTGGGCGTCGGAGCGGAGGGTGTTCGCCTCGCCCTGGGCCTTCTCGACGATGCGGACGCCCTCGTCCTCGGCCTTCGACTTGCGCTCGGCGGCGAAGGCCTCCGCGTCGTTGCGCACCTGCTGGGCGGCCGACTCGGCCAGCTCGCGGTGCTGCTCGGCGGCCCGACGGGCCTCCTCGCGCAGGTCCTTGGCCTCCTCCTCGGCGAGGCGGAGAATCTTCTCGACACGTGCACCGAGCCCGGCGTACGACGGCTCGGCGTCGTTCACCTGGGCCTGGGCGTTCTGCGTTTCGAGGTGCAACTCCTCGATGCGCTTTTCCAGAGACGTGATGCGCGCCAGGGCACTGTCACGGTCGGCGACGAGCTTGGTAATGCGGTCGTCCACCTGACCGCGGTCGTAACCACGTCGCACGAGCTCGAAGCCGAAGGGGGAGGAAGGGTCACTCATGGGGTTCCTGTCGAATGAGACCGGTGAGGTGATAGGGGAATCCTAGGGGCCATAGCGGCGTGTCAGCGTGCAGATGTCGGTTTGATCTGGAGAATGACACCCCTTTTGAGTGGCTGACCCCCGGAGTGCTTGCCACTCGAAGGGTTGAATGTCCATGACGAAGCACGCGCCCCCGTACGCCTGCCGCCTCCGGACGTCTTCGGTTTTCTCCCCCGTACGTCTGCTGCTCGCGCCCCCGTACGTCCCCCGCGCTCTCCCCCGTAAGCCTCCAGTTGCCCCCGTGCGCTGCCCCCGTGGGCGGCCGTCACCTCCCCGACGACTTGCCCCCCGAGCGGGTGCCCGCCGCCGCGGGGGCCTTGCCGCCGCCCGCCGTTCCGTCCGCCGGTTTCCCGCCGCCGGGAGTCTCGAAAGACTCCAACGCCTCCAGCACGTCCTGGACACGGGAGATCTCCGTATTGATGTCCTCGCGCCTGCGCACCAGGACATCCAGCTCGCGCTTGCCCTCGGCGACCGTCTTCTCCGCCTCGGCCGCCGCGTCGGCCCGCAGCTTCTCCGCCTCGCGGATCAGCCCGGCCTTCTTGGTCTCGGCCTCCTTCAGCAGCGACTCGGCCCGTTTCACCGCGGCGATCCGGACCTTGCTCGCCTCCGAATTGGCCTCCGCCAGCAGCTCCTTGGCCTTCGCCTCGGCCTCGTCGCGCTGCTCGGTCGCCGCCTTGATCAGGTTGTCGACGCGCTCGCCCGCGGTCTTCATCTGCTCGGACGTCTCCCGGCGGGCCCGCTCGTGGAGCTCCTCGATCTCGCTCTCCAGCCGGGCCCGCAACTCCTCGGCCCGCTCGCGGATCTGGGTCGCGTCGCGCCGGGCGCCGACCAGCAGCTCGTCGGCGTCGGTGCGGGCGCGCTCCACCAGGGTGTTGCCCTCGACCGTGGCCTCCGAGGTGATCCGCTCGGCCTCCTTGCGGGCCGCGCCGACCATCGTGTCGGCCTGCGTCTCCGCCTCGGTGGCCGTACGCAGCGCCTCCTCGCGGGCCTTGTTGATGAGCTGGTCCGCCTGCTCCGCCGCGTCCGCCCGCCGCTTGGCCGCGGCCTCGCGCGCCTCGTCCAGCACCCGGTCCGCCTCCCGGCGGGCCTCGGACCGCAGCTCCTCGGCCGCCGACTCCGCCTCGGCGCGCAGCCGTTCGGCCTCCTCGCGGGTGCGGGCGGCGTGCTCCTGCGCGGAGCCGAGCCGCTCGGCCGCCTCCGTACGCAGCCGCTCGGCCTCCTCGCCAGCCTCGGCCAGCAGCCGGTCGGCCTGCTCGTTCGCCTCCTTGCGGCGCCGGTTGGCCTCCGTCGTGGCCTCCACGACGAGCTGCTCGGACGCCTGGGCGGCCTCGGTGCGGATGCGCTCGCTCTCGGTCGTCGACTCGCCGATGAGCCGGTCCGACTGGGCCGCCGCCTCCGAACGGATCCGGTTGGCGTCCTGCCGGGCCTCGGCACGGGCCTTCGACGCGTCCTGCTCGGCCGAGGCGAGGGCGTTCGACGCCTCCGTACGCACCCGCTGGCTGTACTCCGAGGTGTCCGCGCGCAGCCGCTCCGACTCGGTGATCGCCTCGGAGACCGTCCGCTCGGCCAGCGCCTTGGCGGCCTCGGTCTCGTCGTGGGCCTCCTGCCGGAGCCGGGCCGCCTCCTCGTTGGCCTCCTGGCGCAGGCGTACGGCGTCCTCGGAAGCACGCTCACGCTCGGCGTGCGCGTCGGCGCGGACCCGGTCCGCCTCCTCCTGCGCCTCGGTACGGGTGCGCTCCGCGACATGCTCCGCCGTCGACCGCAGCCCGGCGATCTCCTCCTCGGCCTGCTCCTGCAAGCCGGAGACGGAGTCCCGCACCTGCTGGGCGGTCTGCTCGGCCGCCGAGACCAGCTCGGTCGCCCGGGCGTCCGCCTCCTCGACCAGCCGCTGCGCCTCGGCCTGCGCCTCCTCCACCCGCTTGCGGGCGGAGGCCAGCAGCTCCTCGCTCTGCTCCCGGGCCCGCTCGCGCTCCTGGCCCGCTTCCGTACGGGCGGCACCAAGGATCTCCTCGGCCTCCCGGCGACGGCGTGAGGCCTCCTCCTGGGCGGCCTCCAGCGCCTCGGCGGCCTCGGCCCCGACCCGCTCGGCGGCGGCCGCGGCCTCGGCCCGCACCCGGTCGGCGGTCTCCTGCGCCTCGGTCTTCAGCCGCTCGGCCTCGGCGGCGGCCTCGCTCCGCAGCCGTACGGCGATGTTCTCGCCCTCGGCACGCGACTGCGAGGCGTCCGCCGCGGCCTCGTCACGGAGCCGCTCGGCCTCCGCCTCGGCCTGCTCGGTCAGCGTACGGACGCGCTCGGCGGCCTCGGCGCGCTGCCGCTCGGCCTCCTCGTTCGTCTCGCGGCGGATCCGCTCCGCCTCCGTACGCGCCTCGCCCAGCGCCTCCTCGGCGGCGGCGAGCCGGGTCTCGGCCTCGGTGTGCAGCCGGTTCAGCTCGTCGGCGGCCTCGGCCTGCCGGGCGGCGACCGCGCGCTCGGTCTCCTCGCGCAGCTCGGCGGCCGCCCGCTCGGCCTCGGCGGTGGTGGCCTCGGCCTGCTCCTCGGCCTCGGACCGCAGCTTCTCGGCCTCGGCGCGGGTGCGCTCCAGCGTCTCCTCGGCCTGCTTGCGCAGGGCGGCCGCGCGCTCGGCGGCCTCGGCGCGGATGCGCTCGCTCTCGCCGCTCGCCTTGGTGCGCAGCTCGTCGGCGTCGGAGCGCGCCTTGGTCAGCAGCTCCTCCGCCGTACGCGCGCCCTCCTCCAGCTGCTGGACCGCCTCGCGGCGGGCCTCGCTCCGGATGCGCTCGCCCTCGGCGACCGCCTCGGAGCGCAGCTGCTCGGCCTCGCCGCGGAGCCGGCGGGCCTCCTCCTGGAGCTCGACCGTCTTGGCCCGGTACTCCTTGGTGTCGTCCTTGGCCGCGCCCTTGAGCTCATCGGCCTGCTCGGCGGCCTCGCCGCGCAGCCGGTCCGCCTCGGCCTCCGCCTCGCGGCGGATCCGCTCGGCCTCCTCGCTCGCGGCCTTCCGCGTCGACTGCGCGTCCTCGGATGCCTTGGTGAGGACCTCCTCGGCGGAGCGGGCGGCCTTGGCGAGCTGGGCGGCGGCGTCCTCGGCGGCTGCCGTACGGGCCTTCTCGGCGGCCTCCGCGACCAGCCGCTCGGCCTCGGCACGGGCGTCGGCGAGCGCCTGCTCGGCCTCCTCCTTGAGCGCCTCGGCGCTCTTGGTGGCCTCGCCGACCAGCCGGGCGATCTCCGACTTGGCCGTACGGGTGCGCTGCTCGTTCTGCGACTCGGAGGCGGCCAGCTTCTTGGCGGCCGCGTCCTTCGCCTCGGCGAGGACCTTCTCGGCCTCAAGACGGGATTCGCGCAGCCGGGTCTCGGCCTCCTGGAGCCGCTGCTCGGCGGCCCGGTTCAGCTCGGCCGTCTGCTGGCGGGCCTGCGAGGTCTCCGCGGTGGTGCTGGAGCGCAGCTGCTCGGCGTGGCTGGTGGCCTCCTGGGCCTGCGCGGAGGCGGCGCCCAGCATGCGCTCGGCGTCCTTGCGGGCGCGCAGCAGGATCGCCTCGGCCTCGGCCCGGGCCGCCTCGGCCTCGGCGCCGACGCGCTGGCGGGTCTCCTGCGCCAGCCGCTCGGTCTCGGCCCGGG
Proteins encoded in this window:
- a CDS encoding ABC transporter ATP-binding protein, producing the protein MIEAIGLTKRYGAKTAVDDLSFQVRPGAVTGFLGPNGSGKSTTMRMILGLDRPTAGHVTIGGHPYRSLPNAPRQVGALLDAKAVHGGRTARAHLLSLAQLAGIPARRVDEVLGVVGLQDVAKRRSSGFSLGMGQRLGIAAALLGDPQVLLFDEPVNGLDPEGIHWVRNLMKTLAAEGRTVFVSSHLMSEMALTADHLIVIGRGRLLSDMSVTDFISANSADFARVRVPENAPEEREKLTSSLIEAGGSVMSEPDGALRVTGLPLPRISDLAHGADVRLWELSPHRASLEEAYMRMTQGVVDYRSTEDAKAGLLEPPEGLYGPYGDAQGGYGAGPGPGQPQPAHAPQQSWYAPPPPGQNPYAAPGPATAPAAPAPSPAPAPEPSPADAAGTKTSEDPR
- a CDS encoding ABC transporter permease; translation: MASVPAVLNSEWTKIRTVSSTTWTLICAFAVTVAMGVGVSALVNATFDDLSETEQLTFDPTLVSFSGTVLGQLAMIVFGVLVVGTEYSSGMIRTSLAAVPQRGTLLFSKIAVAGVLAVLVGLLTSFVSFFLGQALLGDRGTGLGEENVLRAVVGAGLYMGLIAIFSMGVTAMLRSSMLSMGILIPFFLLISNILAAVPYAKDVIRYFPDQAGSKIMQVVPDAMGSDPSPYGPWAGMGIMVAWVAAAVLGGYLVLKNRDA
- a CDS encoding ABC transporter ATP-binding protein, which encodes MIELEGLTKRFGSKVAVDHLTCQVRPGMVTGFLGPNGAGKSTTMRMMLDLDNPTSGTVRIDGKHYHELQEPLKYIGALLDAKSMNGGRSAYNNLLCLAQSNRIPRSRVDEVLDTVGLSAVAKKKSKGFSLGMGQRLGIASALLGDPEILMFDEPVNGLDPEGIHWIRNLMKALAAEGRTIFVSSHLMSEMALTADHLIVIGQGKLLADTSMADFIHENSRSYVRLRSPQQERLRDALHEGGFTAVEADGGTLEIDGATTEELGELAARHQIVLHELSSQRASLEEAFMQMTAGSVEYHAHSGPGGAEPPPPVAGSVGAGWGEGWNQPGATAPQPTEGTDGTENKGA
- a CDS encoding cellulose-binding protein, translated to MSDPSSPFGFELVRRGYDRGQVDDRITKLVADRDSALARITSLEKRIEELHLETQNAQAQVNDAEPSYAGLGARVEKILRLAEEEAKDLREEARRAAEQHRELAESAAQQVRNDAEAFAAERKSKAEDEGVRIVEKAQGEANTLRSDAQKDAQQKREEADALFEETRAKAAQAAADFETNLAKRREQSERDLASRQAKAEKRLAEIEHRAEQLRLEAEKLRTDAERRARQTVETAQRQAEDIVADANAKADRIRSESERELAALTNRRDSINAQLTNVREMLATLTGAAVAAAGSPVDDEPAQRGVPAQQTR